One genomic segment of Luteimonas galliterrae includes these proteins:
- a CDS encoding 2-oxoglutarate dehydrogenase E1 component — MDSLLKQFAQSSQLGANAAYIEELYEQYLVAPDSVEPKWKAYFDAFKGREAGDVPHSAVIDAVAQAGRQAARGVVVASAGSGGDERERHVGRLITAYRSRGHLAANLDPLGMLDKPDAPDLSLGFHHLSESDLGTEFSTGGVAGRERMKLGDLLALLKATYTGPIGAEFMHISDAEQRRWVYERLESAGGDFKRSEEDKRRILERLTAAEGLERYLHTKYVGQKRFSLEGGDALVPLLDNMIRRAGSDGVKDVVLGMAHRGRLNVLVNTLGKSPRKLFDEFEGKFEHSRDDRAHTGDVKYHMGFSADVQTPGGPVHIALAFNPSHLEIVDPVVVGSVRSRQHRRGDKERKQVLPVLLHGDAAFAGQGVVMELFQMSQARGFRVGGTVHVVINNQVGFTTSDRQDARSTLYCTDVAKMVGAPVLHVNGDDPEAVVFCAEMAFDFRQRFGKDVVIDLVCYRRHGHNEADEPAATQPLMYQTIRAHKTPRDLYADRLLATGVLKEGEAQAVVDKYRDKLDAGEVTTELATVKPDEFTIDWSKYLSGKLSDPVDTTVPRKKLDELAALINTVPADVVLHARVAKIYEDRRKMAAGELPADWGFAENLAYAAVLDEGHQLRLVGQDSGRGTFFHRHAVLHDQKTDKDFLPLQQLVKNPEDATILDSLLSEEAVMAFEYGYSTADPNTLDIWEAQFGDFANGAQVVIDQFLSSGEAKWERLCGLTLFLPHGYEGQGPEHSSARLERFLQLCALENMLVCVPTTPAQAFHMIRRQMRMNTRKPLVVMTPKSLLRHKLAVSSLDELADGEFQHLIPDAKADPKKVKRVVLCSGRVYYDLFEETQKQGLEDVALVRVEQLYPFPRTQLVAELKRFGKAADVVWCQEEPQNQGAWYQIKHHLDVCLQPKQSLHYAGRARSPSPAVGHFNDHVAEQQQLVADALVNPFNGKHAAE, encoded by the coding sequence GTGGACAGTCTCCTCAAGCAGTTTGCGCAGTCCTCCCAGCTCGGCGCCAACGCCGCCTATATCGAGGAACTGTACGAGCAATACCTGGTCGCGCCAGATAGCGTCGAACCCAAGTGGAAAGCCTATTTCGATGCGTTCAAGGGCCGCGAAGCCGGCGACGTGCCGCATTCGGCGGTCATCGATGCCGTCGCCCAGGCCGGCCGCCAAGCCGCGCGCGGCGTGGTCGTCGCTAGCGCCGGCAGCGGCGGCGATGAGCGCGAACGCCACGTCGGCCGCCTGATCACCGCCTACCGCTCGCGCGGCCATCTGGCCGCGAACCTCGATCCGCTGGGCATGCTCGACAAGCCCGACGCGCCGGATCTGAGCCTGGGTTTCCACCACCTGTCGGAAAGCGACCTGGGCACCGAGTTCAGCACCGGCGGCGTCGCCGGCCGCGAGCGCATGAAGCTGGGCGATCTGCTGGCCCTGCTCAAGGCGACCTATACCGGCCCGATCGGCGCCGAGTTCATGCACATCTCCGACGCGGAGCAGCGCCGCTGGGTGTACGAGCGCCTGGAAAGCGCCGGCGGCGATTTCAAGCGCAGCGAAGAGGACAAGCGCCGCATCCTGGAGCGCCTGACCGCGGCCGAAGGCCTGGAGCGCTACCTGCACACCAAGTACGTCGGCCAGAAGCGTTTCTCGCTGGAAGGCGGCGATGCGCTGGTGCCGCTGCTGGACAACATGATCCGCCGCGCGGGCAGCGACGGCGTCAAGGACGTGGTTCTGGGCATGGCCCACCGGGGTCGCCTCAACGTGCTGGTCAATACGTTGGGCAAATCGCCGCGCAAGCTGTTCGACGAGTTCGAAGGCAAGTTCGAGCACAGCCGCGACGACCGCGCCCACACCGGCGACGTCAAATACCACATGGGCTTCAGCGCCGACGTGCAAACGCCGGGCGGCCCGGTCCACATCGCGCTGGCGTTCAACCCCTCGCACCTGGAAATCGTCGATCCGGTCGTGGTCGGCAGCGTGCGTTCGCGCCAGCACCGCCGCGGCGACAAAGAACGCAAGCAGGTGTTGCCGGTGCTGCTGCACGGCGACGCCGCATTCGCCGGCCAGGGCGTGGTGATGGAACTGTTCCAGATGTCGCAGGCGCGCGGTTTCCGCGTCGGCGGCACCGTGCACGTGGTCATCAACAACCAGGTCGGCTTCACCACCAGCGACCGCCAGGACGCGCGCAGCACGCTGTACTGCACGGATGTCGCCAAGATGGTCGGCGCGCCGGTGCTGCACGTGAACGGCGACGATCCCGAGGCCGTGGTGTTCTGCGCCGAAATGGCTTTCGATTTCCGCCAGCGCTTCGGCAAGGACGTGGTCATCGACCTGGTCTGCTACCGCCGCCACGGCCACAACGAAGCCGACGAGCCGGCCGCCACCCAGCCGCTGATGTACCAGACCATTCGCGCGCACAAGACGCCGCGCGATCTCTACGCCGACCGCCTGCTCGCCACCGGCGTGCTGAAGGAAGGCGAGGCGCAGGCGGTCGTCGACAAGTACCGCGACAAGCTCGATGCCGGCGAAGTCACTACCGAGTTGGCGACGGTCAAGCCGGACGAATTCACCATCGACTGGTCGAAGTACCTGTCCGGCAAGCTCAGCGACCCGGTCGACACCACCGTGCCGCGCAAGAAACTCGACGAGCTGGCCGCGCTGATCAATACCGTGCCCGCCGATGTCGTGCTGCACGCGCGCGTCGCGAAAATCTACGAAGACCGCCGCAAGATGGCGGCCGGCGAACTGCCGGCGGACTGGGGCTTCGCCGAGAACCTGGCGTATGCCGCGGTGCTCGACGAAGGCCATCAGTTGCGCCTGGTCGGCCAGGACAGCGGCCGCGGCACGTTCTTCCACCGTCATGCCGTGCTGCACGACCAGAAGACGGACAAGGACTTCCTGCCGCTGCAGCAACTGGTCAAGAACCCGGAAGACGCCACCATCCTCGACTCGCTGCTCAGCGAGGAAGCGGTGATGGCCTTCGAATACGGTTACTCCACCGCCGATCCGAACACGCTGGACATCTGGGAAGCGCAGTTCGGCGATTTCGCCAACGGCGCGCAGGTGGTGATCGACCAGTTCCTGTCTTCGGGCGAGGCCAAGTGGGAACGCCTGTGCGGCCTGACCCTGTTCCTGCCGCACGGCTACGAAGGCCAGGGCCCCGAGCACAGCTCGGCGCGCCTGGAGCGCTTCCTGCAGCTGTGCGCGCTGGAGAACATGCTGGTCTGCGTGCCGACCACGCCGGCGCAGGCCTTCCACATGATCCGCCGGCAGATGCGCATGAACACGCGCAAGCCGCTGGTGGTGATGACGCCCAAGTCGCTGCTGCGCCACAAGCTGGCGGTGTCGTCGTTGGACGAATTGGCCGATGGCGAATTCCAGCATCTGATTCCGGATGCCAAGGCCGACCCGAAGAAAGTCAAACGCGTGGTGCTGTGCTCGGGCCGCGTGTATTACGACCTGTTCGAGGAAACGCAGAAGCAGGGCCTGGAAGACGTGGCCCTGGTCCGCGTGGAACAGCTGTACCCGTTCCCGCGCACGCAACTCGTCGCCGAACTGAAGCGCTTCGGCAAGGCCGCCGACGTGGTCTGGTGCCAGGAAGAGCCGCAGAACCAGGGCGCTTGGTACCAGATCAAGCATCACTTGGATGTCTGCCTGCAACCCAAGCAAAGCCTGCATTACGCCGGCCGTGCGCGCTCGCCCTCGCCTGCCGTCGGTCATTTCAACGACCATGTCGCCGAGCAGCAACAGCTGGTCGCCGACGCGTTGGTCAACCCGTTCAATGGCAAGCACGCTGCCGAGTAA
- the sucB gene encoding dihydrolipoyllysine-residue succinyltransferase, translating to MATEIKVPVLPESVSDATIATWHKKAGDAVKRDENLVDLETDKVVLEVPSTVDGVLKEIKFKEGDTVTSQQVIAIIEEGAAAAAEAPKAEAKAEKAPAAGAQEVQPKAEAAKAEAAAPATTKPAPVASGNELPPGAKFTAAKEGIDPAQVEGTGRRGAVTKEDLINYASGKTAGVGGGARPEERVAMTRIRARIAERLMQSKNSIAMLTSFNEVNLGKVMAMRKELGESFEKANGIKLGFMSFFAKAAANALQRHPVVNASVDGNDIIYHGYSDISIAVSTDKGLVTPVVRNVERLSFAEIEQQIAEYAKKARDGKLSLDDLQGGTFTITNGGTFGSLMSTPIVNPPQSAILGMHAIKERAIVENGAVVAAPMMYIALSYDHRIIDGKDAVLFLVDIKNQLENPNRMLLGM from the coding sequence ATGGCCACCGAAATCAAAGTCCCCGTTCTCCCCGAATCCGTTTCCGACGCGACCATCGCCACCTGGCACAAGAAGGCCGGCGACGCGGTCAAGCGCGACGAGAACCTGGTCGACCTGGAAACCGACAAGGTGGTGCTGGAAGTGCCGTCCACCGTCGACGGCGTGCTCAAGGAAATCAAGTTCAAGGAAGGCGACACCGTCACCAGCCAGCAGGTGATCGCGATCATCGAGGAAGGCGCTGCCGCTGCCGCCGAAGCGCCTAAGGCCGAAGCGAAAGCCGAAAAGGCCCCTGCCGCCGGCGCCCAGGAAGTGCAGCCGAAGGCGGAAGCCGCCAAAGCCGAAGCCGCCGCGCCGGCCACCACCAAGCCTGCGCCTGTCGCCAGCGGCAACGAACTGCCGCCCGGCGCGAAGTTCACCGCGGCGAAGGAAGGCATCGATCCGGCTCAGGTCGAAGGCACCGGCCGCCGCGGCGCGGTGACCAAGGAAGACCTGATCAACTACGCCAGCGGCAAGACCGCCGGCGTCGGCGGCGGTGCGCGCCCGGAAGAGCGCGTAGCGATGACCCGCATCCGCGCCCGCATCGCCGAGCGCCTGATGCAGTCCAAGAACTCCATCGCCATGCTCACCTCGTTCAACGAAGTCAACCTGGGCAAGGTGATGGCGATGCGCAAGGAGCTGGGCGAATCGTTCGAGAAGGCCAACGGCATCAAGCTCGGTTTCATGAGCTTCTTCGCCAAGGCCGCGGCGAACGCGCTGCAGCGCCATCCGGTGGTCAATGCCTCGGTCGACGGCAACGACATCATCTATCACGGCTATTCCGACATCTCGATCGCGGTCTCCACCGACAAGGGCCTGGTGACGCCGGTGGTGCGCAACGTCGAGCGCCTGTCCTTCGCCGAGATCGAGCAGCAGATCGCCGAGTACGCCAAGAAGGCGCGCGACGGCAAGCTTTCGCTGGACGACCTGCAGGGCGGCACGTTCACCATCACCAACGGCGGCACCTTCGGCTCGCTGATGTCCACGCCGATCGTCAACCCGCCGCAGAGTGCGATCCTGGGCATGCACGCCATCAAGGAGCGCGCCATCGTCGAGAACGGCGCCGTGGTCGCCGCGCCGATGATGTACATCGCCCTGTCCTACGACCACCGCATCATCGACGGCAAGGATGCGGTGCTGTTCCTGGTCGACATCAAGAACCAGCTGGAGAACCCGAACCGGATGCTGCTCGGGATGTGA
- the lpdA gene encoding dihydrolipoyl dehydrogenase codes for MAEQFDVIVIGAGPAGYHAAIRAAQLGMKTACIDAALGKDGKPALGGTCLRVGCIPSKALLDSSRQYWNMGHLFGEHGITFKDAKVDIGTMIGRKDKIVKQFTGGIAMLFKANKVTPYYGFGTLLPGNIVKVKQHDGSEVELKGTNVILAAGSDSIELPFAKFDNDMIVDNVGALDFTAVPKRLGVIGAGVIGLELGSVWKRLGSEVTILEALPDFLAAADAEVAKTAAKEFKKQGLDIRLGAKVSKCEVKKKEVHVTYTDSEGEKTIVVDKLLVSVGRRAASKGLLADGVGVKLDQRGVIEVDEHCHTGVDGVWAVGDCVRGPMLAHKGFEEGIMVAELIAGLPGHVNYDTIPWVIYTEPEIAWVGKTEQQLKADGVPYKTGSFPFAALGRAVAMGEPAGFVKVIAHAETDRVLGMHLVGVGVSELVHEGVLTMEFSGSADDLARICHAHPTLSESIHDAAMAVDKRAIHKAN; via the coding sequence ATGGCAGAACAATTCGACGTCATCGTCATCGGCGCCGGCCCGGCCGGCTACCATGCCGCGATCCGCGCCGCGCAGTTGGGCATGAAGACCGCCTGCATCGATGCCGCGCTAGGCAAGGACGGCAAGCCCGCGCTCGGCGGCACCTGCCTGCGCGTGGGCTGCATCCCGTCCAAGGCGCTGCTCGACAGCTCGCGCCAGTACTGGAACATGGGCCATCTGTTCGGCGAGCACGGCATCACGTTCAAGGACGCCAAGGTCGATATCGGCACGATGATCGGCCGCAAGGACAAGATCGTTAAGCAGTTCACCGGCGGCATCGCGATGCTGTTCAAGGCGAACAAAGTGACGCCGTACTACGGCTTCGGCACGCTGCTTCCGGGCAACATCGTCAAGGTCAAGCAGCACGACGGCTCCGAAGTCGAGCTGAAGGGCACCAATGTGATTCTGGCCGCCGGTTCTGATTCGATCGAGCTGCCGTTCGCCAAATTCGACAACGACATGATCGTCGACAACGTCGGTGCGCTCGATTTCACCGCCGTGCCCAAGCGCCTGGGCGTGATCGGCGCCGGCGTGATCGGCCTGGAATTGGGCAGCGTGTGGAAGCGGTTGGGCAGCGAGGTCACCATCCTCGAAGCCCTGCCCGATTTCCTCGCCGCCGCCGATGCCGAAGTCGCCAAGACGGCCGCGAAAGAATTCAAAAAGCAAGGCCTGGACATCCGCCTCGGCGCCAAGGTGTCCAAGTGCGAGGTTAAGAAGAAAGAGGTGCATGTCACCTACACCGACAGCGAAGGCGAAAAGACGATCGTTGTCGACAAGTTGCTGGTCTCGGTCGGTCGTCGCGCCGCGAGCAAGGGCCTGCTGGCCGATGGCGTCGGCGTGAAGCTGGATCAGCGCGGCGTGATCGAGGTGGACGAACACTGCCACACCGGCGTCGACGGCGTCTGGGCGGTCGGCGACTGCGTGCGCGGGCCGATGCTGGCGCACAAGGGCTTCGAGGAAGGCATCATGGTGGCCGAATTGATCGCCGGTCTGCCTGGCCACGTCAATTACGACACCATTCCTTGGGTGATCTACACCGAGCCGGAAATCGCATGGGTCGGCAAGACCGAACAGCAGCTCAAGGCCGACGGCGTGCCGTACAAGACCGGCAGCTTCCCGTTCGCCGCGCTCGGACGCGCTGTGGCGATGGGCGAACCGGCCGGCTTCGTCAAAGTGATCGCGCATGCCGAGACCGATCGCGTGCTGGGCATGCATCTGGTCGGCGTGGGCGTGTCGGAGCTGGTGCACGAAGGCGTGCTGACGATGGAGTTCAGCGGCTCGGCCGACGATCTCGCCCGCATCTGTCATGCGCATCCGACGTTGTCCGAATCGATCCACGACGCTGCGATGGCGGTCGACAAGCGCGCGATCCATAAGGCCAATTGA
- a CDS encoding TIGR00730 family Rossman fold protein — protein MKSICVYCGSNAGNKPIYAERAAAFGARIAKENLALVYGGGNVGLMGIVADAALEAGGEVVGVIPQQLVEWEVAHRGVTRLEIVANMHERKARMFDLSDGFVALPGGFGTLDEMFEMLTWRQLGLGDKPCAFFDVDGFYQPLVAMMDRMVAERFLHADQRADLWHGDDMDALFSWLRAYEPAQASKWMDEKRRKELR, from the coding sequence ATGAAATCGATCTGCGTCTACTGCGGCTCCAACGCCGGCAACAAGCCGATCTACGCCGAACGCGCGGCCGCGTTCGGCGCCCGCATCGCCAAGGAAAATCTCGCCCTGGTCTACGGCGGCGGCAACGTCGGCCTGATGGGCATCGTTGCCGATGCGGCGTTGGAAGCCGGCGGCGAAGTGGTCGGCGTGATCCCGCAGCAGCTGGTCGAATGGGAAGTCGCGCACCGCGGCGTGACCCGGCTGGAAATCGTCGCCAACATGCACGAGCGCAAGGCGCGCATGTTCGACCTGTCCGACGGTTTCGTCGCCCTGCCCGGCGGCTTCGGCACCCTGGACGAGATGTTCGAGATGCTGACCTGGCGCCAGCTCGGCCTGGGCGACAAGCCTTGCGCGTTCTTCGATGTCGACGGCTTCTACCAGCCGCTGGTGGCGATGATGGATCGCATGGTCGCCGAACGCTTCCTGCACGCCGACCAGCGCGCCGACCTGTGGCATGGCGACGATATGGACGCGCTGTTCTCGTGGCTCCGCGCGTACGAACCTGCGCAGGCTTCGAAATGGATGGACGAGAAGCGGCGCAAGGAATTGCGCTAG
- a CDS encoding GIY-YIG nuclease family protein: MKQPAVYIMASRRNGTLYIGATSDLVKRCYEHRNDVVEGFTRRYRVHDLVWYELHGTMVSAISREKAIKEWPRKWKLRLIEDTNRRWRDLYPDIVDH; this comes from the coding sequence ATGAAACAACCGGCCGTTTACATCATGGCGAGCCGCCGCAACGGCACTTTGTACATCGGTGCGACCTCGGATCTGGTCAAGCGCTGCTACGAACACCGTAACGATGTCGTCGAAGGGTTCACGAGAAGGTATCGCGTACACGACCTCGTGTGGTACGAGCTGCATGGCACCATGGTCTCTGCGATAAGCCGCGAGAAAGCGATCAAGGAGTGGCCGCGCAAATGGAAGCTGCGCCTGATCGAGGACACGAACCGCAGGTGGCGGGATCTGTATCCCGACATCGTGGATCACTGA
- a CDS encoding oxidoreductase → MTTSKTFNAFRIHNDPAGYRSGIEEIALGDLAPGEVLIETAYSSVNFKDALAGTGQGKILRKFPLVGGIDVAGHVVSSTDPKFKEGDAVLVTGSGLSETRDGGYAQYARLEAKWTIPLPKGLSLRESMILGTAGFTAALALFRMTENRQTPELGPLAVTGATGGVGSLAIDIFSSAGYQVHAVSGKADQAGYLTAIGAHEVLGRDALSTARPLESTRFGGGLDNVGGQMLASLLAQTASYGNVASAGLAASHDLPATVMPFIIRGVSLLGVASAGTARDIRDEIWRRLATDWKPAHLDAICTREATLQQLPEVFERMLAGGSHGRTLVTL, encoded by the coding sequence ATGACGACGTCAAAGACTTTCAACGCCTTCCGCATCCACAACGACCCCGCCGGCTACCGCAGCGGCATCGAAGAGATCGCGCTCGGCGACCTCGCCCCCGGCGAAGTCCTGATCGAGACCGCCTACTCCTCGGTCAACTTCAAGGATGCGCTGGCCGGCACGGGCCAAGGCAAGATCCTGCGGAAATTTCCGCTGGTCGGCGGCATCGACGTCGCCGGGCACGTGGTCTCTTCGACCGATCCGAAATTCAAGGAAGGCGATGCCGTTCTCGTCACTGGCTCGGGCCTGAGCGAAACGCGCGACGGCGGTTACGCGCAGTACGCCCGGCTGGAAGCGAAGTGGACCATCCCGCTGCCGAAAGGATTGAGCCTGCGCGAAAGCATGATCCTGGGCACCGCCGGCTTCACCGCCGCGCTGGCCCTGTTCCGCATGACCGAAAACCGACAGACGCCCGAACTCGGTCCGCTGGCCGTCACCGGCGCCACCGGCGGCGTTGGCTCGCTTGCGATCGATATCTTCAGCAGTGCCGGCTACCAGGTGCACGCGGTCAGCGGCAAAGCCGACCAGGCCGGTTATCTCACCGCGATCGGCGCGCACGAAGTGCTGGGCCGGGATGCCCTCTCCACCGCCCGGCCCTTGGAATCGACGCGCTTCGGCGGCGGCTTGGACAACGTCGGCGGACAGATGCTCGCCAGCCTGCTGGCGCAGACGGCGTCTTACGGGAACGTCGCCAGCGCCGGCCTGGCCGCTTCGCACGACCTGCCCGCGACGGTCATGCCGTTCATCATCCGCGGCGTTTCCCTGCTCGGCGTGGCCTCCGCCGGCACGGCGCGCGACATCCGAGACGAAATCTGGCGCCGGCTGGCCACGGACTGGAAACCGGCGCACCTGGACGCCATCTGCACCCGCGAAGCGACGCTGCAGCAGCTGCCGGAAGTCTTCGAACGCATGCTGGCCGGCGGCTCGCACGGCAGGACGCTGGTCACACTCTGA
- a CDS encoding response regulator, whose product MARILIVDDSPSQLMGIRRIVEKLGHEALTAEDGAAGVDAAKRELPDLILMDVVMPNLNGFQATRSINRDPATQHIPVVLVTTKDQDTDRVWGMRQGAKAYITKPFSESELAEVVGLLLGGPAAA is encoded by the coding sequence ATGGCGCGCATCCTGATCGTCGACGACTCGCCGTCGCAATTGATGGGCATCCGTCGCATCGTCGAAAAACTCGGCCACGAAGCGCTGACCGCCGAGGACGGCGCCGCCGGCGTGGACGCGGCCAAGCGCGAATTGCCCGACCTGATCCTGATGGACGTGGTCATGCCCAATCTCAACGGCTTCCAGGCGACGCGTTCGATCAACCGCGACCCGGCGACCCAGCACATCCCGGTGGTGCTGGTGACCACCAAGGACCAGGACACCGACCGGGTCTGGGGCATGCGCCAAGGCGCGAAGGCCTACATCACCAAGCCTTTCAGCGAGTCCGAATTGGCCGAAGTCGTCGGCCTGTTGCTGGGCGGCCCCGCGGCCGCCTGA
- a CDS encoding DnaJ C-terminal domain-containing protein yields MQFKDYYQILGVEPSAGEAELKTAYRRLARKYHPDVSKEAGAEEKFKAVNEAYEALRDPQKRAAYDQLRTRGYRPGDEVQPPPGGFGHGPGDFDFDEVFAGGDGGGFSDFFESLFGRARGGGGFGQQAPGRGPRPQGPTRAKLAVPLEAVHDGSTVRIGINGKSLDVRIPKGIKPGQLIRLAGQGAHGDLLLEIEYAAHPQFEVDGRNIIYVLPVAPWEAALGATVSVPTLGGAVDLKIPADSEAGRKLRLRGRGLPGAQAGDQIVELEVLAPRANNDAEREAYRRMQEVFGDDWRRA; encoded by the coding sequence ATGCAGTTCAAGGATTACTACCAGATACTCGGCGTCGAACCGAGCGCGGGCGAAGCGGAACTGAAGACCGCTTATCGCCGGCTGGCGCGCAAATACCATCCCGACGTCAGCAAGGAAGCCGGCGCCGAGGAAAAATTCAAGGCCGTCAACGAAGCTTACGAAGCGCTGCGCGATCCGCAGAAGCGCGCCGCCTACGACCAGTTGCGCACGCGCGGCTACCGGCCGGGCGACGAAGTGCAACCGCCGCCCGGCGGATTCGGCCACGGCCCCGGCGATTTCGATTTCGACGAAGTCTTCGCCGGCGGCGATGGCGGCGGCTTCAGCGATTTCTTCGAGAGCCTGTTCGGACGCGCGCGCGGAGGCGGCGGTTTCGGCCAGCAGGCGCCCGGCCGCGGGCCGCGGCCGCAGGGCCCCACGCGCGCCAAGTTGGCGGTGCCGCTGGAAGCGGTCCACGACGGTTCCACGGTGCGCATCGGCATCAACGGAAAATCGCTGGACGTCCGCATCCCCAAGGGCATCAAGCCGGGCCAGCTGATCCGGCTGGCCGGGCAGGGCGCGCATGGCGATTTGCTGCTCGAAATCGAATACGCCGCGCATCCGCAGTTCGAAGTGGACGGCCGCAACATCATCTACGTGTTGCCGGTGGCGCCCTGGGAAGCCGCATTGGGCGCGACGGTCAGCGTGCCCACGCTCGGCGGTGCGGTGGACCTGAAAATTCCCGCGGACTCCGAAGCCGGCCGCAAGCTGCGCCTGCGCGGCCGCGGACTGCCGGGTGCCCAGGCGGGCGATCAAATCGTGGAGCTGGAAGTGCTGGCGCCGCGCGCCAACAACGACGCCGAGCGCGAGGCGTATCGCCGCATGCAGGAAGTGTTCGGCGACGATTGGCGCCGGGCGTAG
- a CDS encoding Hsp20/alpha crystallin family protein: MSIVRYRQWPGQTALQDEIKQVFDRFFDNADTDESAVVTAQWVPRVDIKEEPNRFVIYADLPGIDPQDIEVQMDKGILSIKGERSSESTAETERFSRVERRYGSFHRRFALPDSADADGIAASGRNGVLEITIPKKPETTPRRIQVGAPTVQ; this comes from the coding sequence ATGAGTATCGTCCGTTACCGCCAGTGGCCCGGCCAGACCGCGCTGCAGGATGAGATCAAGCAGGTGTTCGACCGCTTTTTCGACAACGCCGACACCGACGAATCGGCCGTGGTGACCGCGCAGTGGGTGCCGCGCGTGGACATCAAGGAAGAACCGAACCGTTTCGTCATCTACGCCGACCTGCCGGGCATCGATCCGCAGGACATCGAGGTGCAGATGGACAAGGGCATCCTGTCGATCAAGGGCGAACGCAGCAGCGAAAGCACCGCAGAAACCGAGCGCTTCTCGCGCGTGGAGCGCCGCTACGGCAGTTTCCACCGGCGTTTCGCCCTTCCGGACAGCGCCGACGCCGACGGCATCGCCGCCAGCGGCCGCAATGGCGTGCTGGAAATCACCATCCCCAAGAAGCCCGAGACCACGCCGCGACGCATCCAGGTAGGCGCGCCGACCGTGCAGTGA
- a CDS encoding peroxiredoxin: MTIQVGDRMPEATLQRIREGVETVDTPTLFDGKKVVLFAVPGAFTPTCSERHLPGFVEHFGQFREKGIEVLCMSVNDPFVMKAWGESQHVPDGLMMLADGNGDFTRSLGLEMDASAYGMGTRSKRFALYAEDGVVKKINIEAPGEFRVSSAEHMLSQL; this comes from the coding sequence ATGACCATCCAAGTCGGCGACCGCATGCCCGAAGCCACCCTGCAACGCATCCGCGAAGGCGTCGAAACGGTCGATACCCCCACGCTGTTCGACGGCAAGAAGGTCGTGCTCTTCGCGGTGCCTGGCGCGTTCACCCCGACGTGTTCGGAACGGCACCTGCCCGGGTTCGTCGAGCATTTCGGGCAGTTCCGTGAGAAGGGTATCGAAGTGCTGTGCATGTCGGTCAACGACCCGTTCGTGATGAAGGCCTGGGGCGAAAGCCAGCACGTGCCGGACGGGCTGATGATGCTGGCCGATGGCAACGGCGATTTCACCCGCTCGTTGGGCCTGGAGATGGACGCCAGCGCTTACGGCATGGGCACCCGCTCCAAACGGTTCGCGCTTTACGCCGAGGACGGCGTCGTCAAGAAGATCAATATCGAAGCGCCCGGGGAATTCCGCGTTTCGTCGGCCGAGCACATGCTTTCGCAGCTTTGA
- a CDS encoding ferritin-like domain-containing protein, with protein sequence MSKKPANSAKVASAGGIDSTATLRANARKNIDKGAVTQTYAADKAAVIKLLNDALATEYVCVLRYYRHYFMASGMLADAVKGQFLEHAQQEQAHAHKIAERIVQLGGEPDLNPDTLTRRSHAEYQEGKDLRDMVKEDLIAERIAIDSYRQMINYIGDRDTTTKRMLEGILEQEEEHADEFADLLNGWIGK encoded by the coding sequence ATGAGCAAGAAGCCAGCCAACAGTGCCAAGGTCGCCTCCGCAGGCGGCATCGACAGTACCGCCACGCTGCGCGCCAACGCGCGCAAGAACATCGACAAAGGCGCCGTCACCCAAACCTACGCGGCCGACAAAGCCGCCGTGATCAAGCTGCTCAACGACGCGCTGGCTACAGAATACGTCTGCGTGTTGCGCTACTACCGCCATTACTTCATGGCCTCGGGCATGCTCGCGGATGCGGTCAAGGGCCAATTCCTGGAGCACGCGCAGCAGGAACAAGCGCATGCGCACAAGATCGCCGAACGCATCGTGCAGTTGGGCGGCGAGCCGGACCTGAATCCGGATACGCTGACCCGCCGTTCCCATGCCGAGTACCAGGAAGGCAAGGACCTGCGCGACATGGTCAAGGAAGACCTGATCGCCGAGCGCATCGCGATCGACAGCTACCGGCAGATGATCAACTACATCGGCGACCGCGATACGACCACCAAACGGATGCTGGAAGGCATCCTCGAGCAGGAAGAAGAGCACGCCGACGAGTTCGCCGACCTGCTCAACGGCTGGATCGGCAAGTAG